A genomic segment from Streptomyces sp. NBC_01233 encodes:
- a CDS encoding SpoIIE family protein phosphatase, with amino-acid sequence MTDLHQERVRPRKGRARRPQRLSSLLSVRSVAGEVFLLQLAVVVLLVAAAVAALVVQARSAAMLDARHRTLAAAGTFAESPGIVAALRSPDPSALLQPSAEAARKIAGVDGINVYSLDGVTLTHSNPRQIGRHVVGPFSKAAAGKSFTETFEGSLGQSVVSVVPVKDPGGRVIAVVASPVTVQNVQGMVNRQLPVVLGSAAAVLALSAGGTALVSRRLLRRTHGLGPAEMTRMYEHHDAVLHAVREGVLIVGDGGRLLLANDEARRLLDLPADAEGLPVTGLGLEEAIAELIASGRSATDELHMAADRLLAVNIRPTAPYGQAGTVVTLRDTTELRALSGRAEVARERLKLLYDAGVEVGTTLNVERTAQELAEVAVPRFADVVTVDLLDPVLRGEEPPEANAEMRRTAVVGLQGDHPLTPVGELIRFAPTGPMAAGLAGGHAVLEADLRLTHRWRAQHQANALQILDRGIHSLIVVPLRARGVVLGMAGYWRGQDSPAFDEEDVSFAEELTARAAVAVDNARRYTREHTMAVTLQRSLLPRGVPEQSAVEVAHRYLAAQAGVGGDWFDVIPLPGTRVALVVGDVVGHGLHAAATMGRLRTAVYNFSTLDLPPDELLSHLDELVAHIDADEQEWQGITGATCLCAIYDPVSGQVTAATAGHPGPALIDPDGTVSFPEVPVSPPLGLGAGLPMETMTLTLPEGSRLALFTDGLIENRDRDPDAGLAALRAALSGPDRDPEETCTAVIDAMLPTRPSDDVALLVARTRLLDPARIAEWDLSPEPAAVSPVRNACARRLADWGLEDIAFTTELILSELMTNAIRYGTEPIRVRLLYDRCLVCEVSDGSSTSPHLRRAADTDEGGRGLLLVAQFAERWGTRYTARGKIIWSEQALHNGAAPAAMDLGEALLAGWDDEGF; translated from the coding sequence ATGACCGACCTCCATCAGGAGCGCGTCCGACCCCGCAAGGGAAGGGCGCGGCGGCCGCAGCGTCTGTCCTCCCTGCTGAGCGTGCGCAGTGTGGCCGGCGAGGTGTTCCTCCTGCAGCTGGCCGTCGTGGTGCTCCTCGTCGCCGCGGCGGTGGCGGCGCTCGTGGTGCAGGCCCGGAGCGCCGCCATGCTGGACGCCCGGCACCGCACGCTCGCGGCCGCCGGAACGTTCGCGGAATCCCCGGGAATCGTCGCGGCCCTGCGCAGCCCCGATCCGAGCGCGCTGCTGCAGCCGAGCGCCGAGGCGGCCCGGAAGATCGCCGGAGTGGACGGCATCAACGTGTACAGCCTCGACGGGGTCACCCTCACCCACAGCAACCCGCGGCAGATCGGGAGGCACGTCGTCGGCCCCTTCTCCAAGGCGGCGGCCGGCAAGTCCTTCACCGAGACGTTCGAGGGGTCCCTGGGCCAGTCCGTGGTCTCGGTCGTCCCCGTCAAGGACCCCGGCGGACGGGTCATCGCCGTCGTCGCCTCGCCGGTCACGGTCCAGAACGTCCAGGGCATGGTGAACCGGCAGCTGCCGGTCGTGCTCGGCAGTGCGGCCGCGGTGCTCGCCCTGTCCGCGGGCGGAACCGCGCTGGTGAGCCGCAGACTGCTGCGCCGGACCCATGGCCTGGGACCGGCCGAGATGACGCGCATGTACGAGCACCACGACGCGGTGCTGCACGCGGTGCGCGAGGGCGTACTGATCGTCGGCGACGGCGGACGGCTGCTGCTCGCCAATGACGAGGCGCGGCGGCTGCTCGATCTGCCGGCGGACGCGGAAGGTCTCCCCGTCACCGGCCTGGGGCTGGAGGAGGCGATCGCCGAGCTGATCGCATCGGGCCGTTCCGCGACCGACGAACTGCACATGGCGGCCGATCGGCTGCTGGCGGTGAACATCCGGCCCACCGCCCCGTACGGTCAGGCCGGGACCGTCGTCACCCTGCGGGACACCACCGAGCTGCGGGCGCTCTCCGGCAGGGCCGAGGTGGCCCGGGAGCGCCTGAAGTTGCTCTACGACGCGGGGGTGGAGGTCGGAACGACGCTGAACGTGGAGCGCACCGCGCAAGAGCTGGCGGAGGTGGCGGTCCCGCGCTTCGCCGACGTGGTCACGGTCGACCTGCTGGACCCGGTGCTGCGCGGCGAGGAGCCGCCCGAAGCGAACGCCGAGATGCGCCGCACCGCCGTCGTCGGCCTTCAGGGCGACCACCCGCTCACTCCCGTCGGCGAGCTGATCCGGTTCGCTCCCACCGGTCCCATGGCCGCCGGGCTGGCCGGCGGCCACGCGGTCCTGGAGGCCGACCTGCGCCTGACCCATCGGTGGCGGGCCCAGCACCAGGCCAACGCCCTGCAGATCCTGGACCGCGGCATCCACTCCCTGATCGTCGTGCCCCTGCGGGCCCGGGGCGTGGTGCTGGGGATGGCCGGCTACTGGCGGGGGCAGGACTCCCCGGCCTTCGACGAGGAGGACGTGTCCTTCGCCGAGGAGCTGACCGCCCGGGCGGCCGTGGCCGTCGACAATGCCCGCCGCTACACCCGCGAGCACACCATGGCCGTCACCCTGCAGCGCAGCCTGCTGCCCCGGGGCGTACCGGAGCAGTCCGCCGTCGAAGTCGCGCACCGCTATCTGGCCGCGCAGGCCGGGGTGGGCGGTGACTGGTTCGACGTCATCCCGCTGCCCGGCACCCGGGTGGCCCTGGTGGTCGGCGACGTCGTCGGCCACGGCCTCCACGCCGCCGCCACCATGGGCCGCCTGCGCACCGCCGTGTACAACTTCTCCACCCTCGACCTGCCGCCGGACGAACTCCTGAGCCACCTGGACGAGCTGGTCGCCCACATCGACGCCGACGAGCAGGAGTGGCAGGGGATCACCGGAGCCACCTGCCTGTGCGCCATCTACGATCCCGTCTCCGGGCAGGTGACCGCCGCCACCGCCGGGCATCCCGGCCCCGCCCTGATCGACCCCGATGGAACCGTGTCGTTCCCCGAGGTACCGGTCTCCCCGCCGCTGGGCCTGGGCGCGGGTCTGCCCATGGAGACCATGACGCTGACCCTGCCCGAGGGGTCCCGGCTGGCGCTCTTCACCGACGGGCTGATCGAGAACCGCGACCGCGATCCGGACGCCGGCCTGGCCGCGCTGCGCGCCGCCCTGTCCGGGCCCGACCGCGATCCGGAGGAAACCTGCACCGCGGTGATCGACGCGATGCTGCCCACCAGGCCCAGCGACGACGTCGCGCTGCTGGTGGCCCGCACCCGCCTGCTGGACCCGGCGCGGATCGCCGAGTGGGACCTGTCCCCCGAACCTGCGGCGGTGTCCCCGGTGCGCAACGCGTGTGCCCGCCGACTGGCCGACTGGGGCCTGGAGGACATCGCGTTCACCACGGAACTCATCCTCAGCGAGCTCATGACCAACGCCATCCGCTACGGCACCGAGCCCATCCGGGTGAGGCTGCTGTACGACCGCTGCCTGGTCTGCGAGGTCTCCGACGGGTCCAGCACCTCCCCGCACCTGCGCCGGGCCGCGGACACCGACGAGGGCGGCCGCGGTCTGTTACTCGTCGCGCAGTTCGCCGAGCGCTGGGGCACCCGCTACACCGCCCGCGGCAAGATCATCTGGAGCGAGCAGGCGCTCCACAACGGGGCCGCACCGGCCGCGATGGACCTCGGGGAGGCGCTCCTGGCCGGGTGGGACGACGAGGGGTTCTGA